From the genome of Solibacillus sp. FSL H8-0538:
TTAAAGTAATATGGCGCGCCCGGCAGGAGTCGAACCCACAACCTTCTGATCCGTAGTCAGACGCTCTATCCAATTGAGCTACGGGCGCATATTTGAAGTTTCATTGGTGCGGCCGAGAGGACTTGAACCTCCACGGGGTTGCCCCCACTAGGCCCTCAACCTAGCGCGTATGCCATTCCGCCACGACCGCATTCATATAAGACTTTTCTTATTATACAACTTTAAGAATTAATGTCAATATGAAAATGGTGAGCCATGAAGGACTCGAACCTTCGACCCTCTGATTAAAAGTCAGATGCTCTACCAACTGAGCTAATGGCTCGGAAAATGGCTGGGGAACCTGGATTCGAACCAGGGCATGACGGAATCAAAATCCGTTGCCTTACCGCTTGGCTATACCCCAATAAATGGCGGTCCCGACCGGGATCGAACCGGCGATCTCCTGCGTGACAGGCAGGCATGTTAACCGCTACACCACGGGACCTTAACAATATTGAAACTACTTATTAAATTGAATGGTGACCCGTACGGGATTCGAACCCGTGTTACCGCCGTGAAAGGGCGGTGTCTTAACCGCTTGACCAACGGGCCATGGCTCCGAAGGTAGGACTCGAACCTACGACCAACCGGTTAACAGCCGGTTGCTCTACCACTGAGCTACTTCGGAATAATGTTGTTTTTTCGACGTGTTCATCTTGTCGACTTTTACTATTATAGACAGGCCCGTTCTTTTCGTCAACACTTTTTATCATTTTTTATTAAATTCTTTTCTACATAGTTAGAAACCCTTGCTATGTAAGGCTCTTATGCATTTCACACTATCGATTTTCTATAAAATGCTTAAAGTTGGAGTCGAGTATATGATCTTTAATAAAACGTGGATATACCTCGATTTCATCTAACTGGTCAATTTTAAACCACTTATATAAATAAAGTTCACTTTCACGGCCATAAATTATTTCGTCTGTCACATCTAAATGGTCTGAGGCGATTTTGTAATAAAATCCGTATTCATGATAATCAATACCATTATGTTCAAAAAAATTCTCAGCTAACCATAAAAGTTCGTCACACGTTATTTCTATAGTTAATTCTTCTAGCATTTCACGTTTAAGAGCAACTATACTATTTTCATTTACTTTAATCCTACCTCCTGGTAATATCCAAAAGTCATCTGCTACAGTTTTATGCAGCAAAACATACTGCTCTTTTATAAGTACACCTGCTACTCGACAATTTAAAATAGTTTCATTGAGTTTAATTGTTAAGTCCATTATTCTCGCTCATTATTAAACGAATTTCACCTGCGCATTTACTACATCTATATTTTGTTACGTCCATTTTTCTTTTTCGTTTATATAGTTGCTGACAACGCGCGCATCCATAGAAATGAATCGTCTTTGGACGACGTTTTAATGGAGTTTCTTCTATAGTAGAGCAAAATCTCGGTGCGCCTACTTCTAGCAGTAACATACGGAAGTCCTTATCACGATGCTTATACCCTAATCCTTGAATATGTAAATGGTAGTGGCAAAGCTCATGTAAAATAATGCCCCGCAATTCATCTATTCCAAAATAATCATACAGCTTTTTATTTAGTTCTATATTATGTGATCTTAACAAGTATCGGCCTCCCGTTGATTTTAAACGGTTATTGAAATAGGCATTATGTAAAAACGGCCGATTAAAATACTGTAATGATAAATCTTCTACTAATTGTTGGGCTTGTTCATCCGTCAACATCTCTCCCCCTTAACATGGCACATCTTTCCCCAAAAATAGAGCAAGCTGATGTCCTATTTTATGTTGTTAAGAACGTTACACTTTCTCAAGCAAAAAAGTGCGCACGAAAATCTGCGCACTTACTATTTTAGTCCATTTGAGCTTCTGGTGGTAGCATTGT
Proteins encoded in this window:
- a CDS encoding NUDIX hydrolase codes for the protein MDLTIKLNETILNCRVAGVLIKEQYVLLHKTVADDFWILPGGRIKVNENSIVALKREMLEELTIEITCDELLWLAENFFEHNGIDYHEYGFYYKIASDHLDVTDEIIYGRESELYLYKWFKIDQLDEIEVYPRFIKDHILDSNFKHFIENR
- a CDS encoding SprT family protein, encoding MTDEQAQQLVEDLSLQYFNRPFLHNAYFNNRLKSTGGRYLLRSHNIELNKKLYDYFGIDELRGIILHELCHYHLHIQGLGYKHRDKDFRMLLLEVGAPRFCSTIEETPLKRRPKTIHFYGCARCQQLYKRKRKMDVTKYRCSKCAGEIRLIMSENNGLNN